From one Streptomyces sp. Q6 genomic stretch:
- a CDS encoding DUF6314 family protein, with protein sequence MRGELWPVSDVLAFLAGRWQVERTVRDLADDVTATFTGTTDFTDLDDGDAGGGLLHFESGVFAWRGTSRPAERTLRYLPDPSGETPGTAVVHFSDGRFFHGLDLRTGHHVADHPCSADLYRGEFTVYDADRWRTVWRVKGPAKDLVLTTDYRRAADSTGRDGRRP encoded by the coding sequence GTGAGGGGCGAACTCTGGCCGGTTTCCGACGTGTTGGCGTTCCTCGCGGGGCGCTGGCAGGTCGAGCGGACCGTGCGCGACCTCGCCGACGACGTGACCGCCACGTTCACCGGGACGACGGACTTCACCGACCTCGACGACGGGGACGCCGGGGGCGGGCTGCTGCACTTCGAGTCCGGCGTCTTCGCGTGGCGCGGCACGTCACGCCCCGCCGAGCGCACCCTGCGCTACCTGCCCGACCCGTCCGGCGAGACGCCGGGGACCGCCGTCGTGCACTTCTCCGACGGACGCTTCTTCCACGGCCTCGATCTGCGCACCGGTCACCACGTCGCGGACCACCCGTGCTCCGCGGACCTCTACCGCGGCGAGTTCACCGTGTACGACGCCGACCGGTGGCGGACGGTCTGGCGCGTGAAGGGACCGGCCAAGGACCTGGTCCTCACGACGGACTACCGCCGAGCCGCAGACTCCACCGGCCGGGACGGCCGACGACCGTGA
- a CDS encoding GNAT family N-acetyltransferase yields the protein MTTYLPDGYEISADSARIDAARVHHWLSTDAYWAMHRPREKQDKAMEGSLNFGVYDVGSGEQVGYARVVTDHATFGWLCDVYVDRKVRGKGLGKALAAAVRDHMGPMGVRRILLATKDAHAVYAEVGFEPLPGPDQWMVFYFDQSLRPRPR from the coding sequence ATGACGACGTACCTTCCGGACGGATACGAGATCTCCGCCGACTCCGCGCGCATAGACGCGGCGCGGGTTCACCACTGGCTGTCCACCGACGCGTACTGGGCCATGCACCGCCCGCGCGAGAAGCAGGACAAGGCGATGGAGGGCTCCCTCAACTTCGGGGTGTACGACGTCGGTTCGGGAGAGCAGGTCGGCTACGCCCGGGTCGTCACGGACCACGCCACGTTCGGCTGGCTCTGCGACGTGTACGTGGACCGAAAGGTGCGCGGCAAGGGCCTCGGCAAGGCCCTCGCGGCCGCCGTCCGCGACCACATGGGGCCGATGGGCGTCCGCCGCATCCTGCTCGCCACCAAGGACGCGCACGCGGTGTACGCCGAGGTGGGCTTCGAACCGCTGCCCGGCCCCGACCAGTGGATGGTCTTCTACTTCGACCAGTCGCTGCGGCCGCGACCGCGCTGA
- a CDS encoding PLP-dependent aminotransferase family protein, producing MHESSSVSELAKQLKDELKRYSVDEKLPSSRALVERFRVSPVTVSRALAQLSAEGLVVTRPGAGAYKAAPRATVPVGDTSWQEVALSADSATELVPRAVDASGVLMTLAAPPPGVIEFNGGYLHQNLQPTAAMAAALARAGRRPGAWNRPPVDGLPELRSWFARGIGGAVTAAEVLVTAGGQSALATALRALAPPGAPVLVESPTYPGMLAIARAEGLRPVPVPVDRDGVRPHLLAQAFKATGARLFVCQPLFQNPTGAVLSAERRPEVLRIAREAGAFVIEDDFVRRLVHEDAGPLPMPLATDDPDGVVVHVCSLTKATSPSLRIGCLAARGPVLERLRAIQVVDHLFVPGPLQEATLELVGSPAWPRHLRTVARELKQRRDTLTTAVTGQVPELSLTHVPVGGYHLWLRLPDGTDERRLVGGALRAGVAVAPGGPYFAAESPAPYIRLSFVAAAGTAEITEGVRRLRVACDELLPG from the coding sequence ATGCACGAGAGTAGCAGCGTGAGTGAACTGGCGAAACAGCTCAAGGATGAGCTGAAGCGCTACTCGGTCGATGAGAAGCTGCCGTCGAGCCGGGCCCTCGTCGAGCGGTTCCGGGTCAGCCCGGTGACCGTGTCGCGGGCCCTCGCCCAGCTGTCCGCCGAGGGCCTCGTGGTGACGCGGCCCGGCGCGGGCGCCTACAAGGCCGCGCCGCGCGCCACCGTCCCCGTGGGCGACACGTCCTGGCAGGAGGTCGCGCTCAGCGCCGACTCCGCCACCGAGCTGGTGCCGCGCGCCGTCGACGCCTCCGGGGTCCTGATGACGCTGGCCGCGCCGCCGCCCGGCGTCATCGAGTTCAACGGCGGTTATCTGCACCAGAACCTCCAGCCCACCGCCGCGATGGCCGCCGCGCTCGCCCGCGCGGGCCGCCGCCCCGGCGCGTGGAACCGGCCGCCCGTCGACGGACTGCCCGAACTGCGCTCGTGGTTCGCGCGCGGTATCGGCGGTGCGGTCACCGCGGCCGAGGTGCTCGTCACCGCCGGAGGCCAGTCCGCGCTCGCCACGGCGCTGCGCGCGCTCGCCCCGCCCGGCGCCCCCGTCCTGGTCGAATCGCCCACCTATCCGGGCATGTTGGCGATCGCGCGCGCCGAAGGCCTGCGCCCGGTGCCGGTGCCCGTCGACCGGGACGGGGTGCGCCCGCACCTGCTCGCGCAGGCGTTCAAGGCGACCGGCGCCCGCCTCTTCGTGTGCCAGCCCCTGTTCCAGAACCCGACCGGCGCGGTGCTCTCCGCGGAGCGGCGGCCCGAGGTGCTGCGGATCGCCCGGGAGGCCGGGGCGTTCGTCATCGAGGACGACTTCGTGCGCCGCCTCGTGCACGAGGACGCCGGGCCGCTGCCCATGCCGCTCGCCACCGACGACCCCGACGGCGTCGTCGTGCACGTCTGCTCGCTCACCAAGGCCACCTCGCCGAGCCTGCGGATCGGCTGCCTCGCCGCACGCGGCCCCGTCCTGGAGCGGCTGCGCGCCATCCAGGTCGTCGACCACCTCTTCGTGCCCGGCCCCCTCCAGGAGGCGACGCTCGAACTCGTCGGCTCTCCGGCCTGGCCGCGCCATCTGCGGACCGTGGCGAGGGAGTTGAAGCAGCGCCGCGACACCCTGACCACCGCCGTCACCGGGCAGGTGCCGGAGCTGTCCCTGACGCACGTCCCGGTCGGCGGCTACCACCTGTGGCTGCGGCTGCCCGACGGCACGGACGAGCGGCGGCTCGTCGGCGGCGCGCTGCGGGCCGGCGTCGCGGTGGCACCCGGCGGCCCGTACTTCGCGGCCGAGTCCCCGGCCCCGTACATCCGGCTGAGCTTCGTGGCCGCCGCGGGCACGGCGGAGATCACCGAGGGCGTACGACGGCTCCGCGTGGCCTGTGACGAACTTCTCCCGGGCTGA
- a CDS encoding DMT family transporter — protein sequence MRTENSATDHHAIAVAERTGAPSPSKDRPVGTASGTLLAALGVTTFSLTFPSTAWGLEGFGAWSLVSLRIVLAAVIAGACLLARRVRLPERRHWAGLAVVTAGVVLGFPILTTLALRTATTAHSAVVVGLLPLTTAVFSSLRTGARPSRTFWVAACAGAAAVIAFTVQQSGGALTRADLCLFGALLICAAGYTEGGRLAKVMPGWQVTGWALVLCLPFAVVGAAVSLAYEPVRLTGHAVIGLMWVATVSQFVGLVVWYRGMAVIGVPKASQLQLAQPLLTLVWSVFLLGESLPVAAPLTALAVLVCIAVTQRARG from the coding sequence ATGAGGACTGAGAATAGCGCTACCGACCATCATGCGATAGCGGTCGCCGAGCGGACCGGGGCGCCGTCGCCTTCGAAGGACCGCCCGGTAGGCACCGCCTCCGGCACCCTGCTCGCCGCTCTCGGCGTCACCACGTTCTCCCTCACGTTCCCCTCCACCGCCTGGGGTCTCGAGGGCTTCGGCGCCTGGTCGCTGGTCAGCCTGCGCATCGTGCTCGCGGCGGTGATCGCCGGGGCGTGCCTGCTCGCGCGGCGCGTCCGGCTCCCGGAGCGCCGCCACTGGGCCGGGCTCGCGGTCGTCACGGCCGGGGTGGTACTCGGCTTCCCGATCCTCACGACGCTCGCGCTCCGGACGGCGACGACGGCGCACTCGGCCGTGGTGGTGGGCCTGTTGCCGCTGACGACCGCGGTCTTCTCGTCCCTGCGCACGGGCGCCCGGCCGTCCCGTACGTTCTGGGTCGCGGCCTGCGCGGGCGCGGCCGCCGTCATCGCCTTCACCGTGCAGCAGAGCGGGGGCGCCCTCACCCGGGCCGATCTCTGCCTCTTCGGGGCGCTGCTGATCTGCGCGGCCGGCTACACGGAGGGCGGCAGGCTCGCCAAGGTGATGCCGGGGTGGCAGGTCACCGGCTGGGCGCTGGTGCTGTGCCTGCCGTTCGCCGTGGTCGGGGCCGCCGTCTCGCTCGCGTACGAGCCCGTGCGCCTCACCGGCCACGCGGTCATCGGCCTGATGTGGGTGGCGACGGTCTCGCAGTTCGTCGGCCTGGTCGTCTGGTACAGGGGCATGGCCGTCATCGGCGTCCCCAAGGCGAGCCAACTCCAGCTCGCCCAGCCGCTGTTGACCCTGGTCTGGTCGGTGTTCCTGCTCGGCGAGTCGCTGCCGGTCGCGGCGCCGCTCACCGCGCTGGCGGTTCTCGTCTGCATCGCGGTCACCCAGCGCGCCCGCGGCTGA
- a CDS encoding DUF1918 domain-containing protein, which translates to MRATVGDQLLMHGRIVGQHDRVAQIIEVLGVDGGPPFRVRFEDGHEAIMSPGPDAVVRHGTSHEANREQPGQV; encoded by the coding sequence ATGCGCGCAACCGTAGGCGACCAGCTCCTGATGCACGGCCGGATCGTCGGGCAGCACGACAGGGTCGCCCAGATCATCGAGGTGCTCGGCGTCGACGGCGGGCCGCCGTTCCGCGTCCGCTTCGAGGACGGCCACGAGGCGATCATGTCGCCGGGCCCCGACGCGGTCGTCCGGCACGGGACGAGTCACGAGGCGAACCGGGAGCAGCCGGGTCAGGTGTAG
- a CDS encoding glycoside hydrolase family 10 protein, with protein MGRISRRAFAAGAALALAGMTAGDAVAAERGVPVARAMRGMWLATVANRDWPSRAGLTAAEQRAELIAQLDTAVRRRLNTVIFQVRPTADALWPSPHEPWSQVLTGTQGKDPGWDPLGTAVTEAHRRGLELHAWFNPYRIANHTDPGRLLPTHPARLHPDWVVPYGGKLYYNPGLPEVRRFVQDAMLDAVKKYAIDAVHFDDYFYPYPVAGQTFDDDAAYAAYGGGFADRAAWRRDNIDRLVREMARRVKRTRPHVRFGISPFAVWRNIATDPEGSDTTAGVQTYDNLHADTRKWVRERWIDYIVPQVYWNIGFAAADYAKLVPWWDEVVRGTGVRLHIGEALYKAGDPAQPAAWQDPAELSRHLTFARGFPEVRGHVFFSAKEVGQDRIGAMARVVADHYT; from the coding sequence ATGGGACGTATCTCACGTCGGGCCTTCGCCGCGGGGGCCGCGCTCGCGCTGGCCGGGATGACGGCCGGGGACGCCGTCGCCGCGGAGCGCGGTGTGCCCGTGGCGCGCGCGATGCGGGGCATGTGGCTGGCCACCGTGGCCAACCGCGACTGGCCCTCGCGCGCCGGGCTCACCGCGGCGGAGCAGCGGGCCGAGCTGATCGCGCAGCTGGACACCGCCGTACGGCGCCGCCTCAACACTGTGATCTTCCAGGTGCGGCCGACCGCCGACGCGCTGTGGCCGTCCCCTCACGAGCCGTGGTCGCAGGTCCTCACGGGGACGCAGGGCAAGGACCCCGGCTGGGACCCGCTGGGCACGGCCGTGACCGAGGCGCACCGGCGCGGCCTCGAACTGCACGCCTGGTTCAACCCGTACCGGATCGCCAACCACACCGACCCCGGCCGGCTGCTGCCCACGCACCCGGCCCGGCTGCACCCCGACTGGGTCGTCCCGTACGGCGGGAAGCTCTACTACAACCCGGGGCTGCCCGAGGTCCGGCGCTTCGTGCAGGACGCGATGCTCGACGCGGTGAAGAAGTACGCGATCGACGCGGTGCACTTCGACGACTACTTCTATCCGTACCCGGTGGCCGGCCAGACCTTCGACGACGACGCGGCGTACGCGGCGTACGGCGGCGGGTTCGCGGACCGGGCGGCCTGGCGGCGCGACAACATCGACCGGCTCGTACGGGAGATGGCGCGGCGCGTCAAGCGGACGCGGCCCCATGTCCGGTTCGGGATCAGCCCCTTCGCGGTGTGGCGGAACATCGCGACCGACCCCGAGGGATCCGACACCACCGCCGGGGTGCAGACCTACGACAACCTGCACGCGGACACCCGGAAGTGGGTGCGCGAGCGGTGGATCGACTACATCGTGCCGCAGGTCTACTGGAACATCGGCTTCGCGGCCGCCGACTACGCGAAGCTCGTGCCCTGGTGGGACGAGGTCGTACGGGGCACGGGCGTGCGCCTCCACATCGGCGAGGCCCTCTACAAGGCGGGCGATCCGGCGCAGCCCGCGGCATGGCAGGACCCCGCGGAGCTGTCCCGGCACCTCACCTTCGCGAGGGGGTTCCCCGAGGTGCGCGGTCATGTGTTCTTCTCGGCCAAGGAGGTCGGGCAGGACCGGATCGGCGCGATGGCCCGCGTCGTCGCGGACCACTACACCTGA
- a CDS encoding 3-hydroxybutyryl-CoA dehydrogenase: MTDITRVGVVGCGQMGAGIAEVCARSGLDVMVAETTGEALEIGRTRLLNSLTKAASRGKISEEELAETQARLTFTTDLGEFADRDLVIEAVVENEQVKTEIFQVLDQVMTRPDAILASNTSSIPLVKLAVATSRPDHVIGIHFFNPAPVQQLVELIPALTTSEGTISRAQALVEKVLGKHAIRAQDRSGFVVNALLVPYLLSSIRMFESGIASREDIDNGMELGCAHPMGPLKLSDLIGLDTIASIADSMYAEYKEPLYAAPPLLQRMVDAGRLGRKTGSGFYTYA; the protein is encoded by the coding sequence TTGACTGACATCACACGCGTCGGAGTGGTGGGGTGTGGCCAGATGGGGGCCGGGATCGCAGAGGTCTGCGCCCGTTCCGGTCTGGACGTGATGGTGGCGGAGACCACCGGCGAGGCCCTGGAGATCGGCCGCACCCGGCTGCTCAACTCCCTCACCAAGGCGGCCTCCCGCGGCAAGATCAGCGAGGAGGAGCTGGCGGAGACGCAGGCGCGTCTCACGTTCACCACCGACCTGGGCGAGTTCGCCGACCGTGACCTCGTCATCGAGGCCGTCGTCGAGAACGAGCAGGTCAAGACCGAGATCTTCCAGGTCCTCGACCAGGTCATGACGCGCCCCGACGCGATCCTCGCGTCGAACACCTCGTCCATCCCGCTGGTGAAGCTGGCCGTGGCGACGTCCCGCCCGGACCACGTCATCGGCATCCACTTCTTCAACCCGGCCCCGGTGCAGCAGCTCGTCGAGCTGATCCCGGCGCTGACCACGTCGGAGGGCACGATCAGCCGTGCCCAGGCCCTGGTGGAGAAGGTCCTCGGCAAGCACGCGATCCGCGCCCAGGACCGCTCGGGCTTCGTGGTGAACGCGCTGCTCGTGCCGTACCTGCTCTCCTCGATCCGGATGTTCGAGTCCGGCATCGCGAGCCGCGAGGACATCGACAACGGCATGGAGCTGGGCTGCGCCCACCCGATGGGCCCGCTCAAGCTGTCCGACCTGATCGGTCTCGACACCATCGCCTCCATCGCGGACTCGATGTACGCCGAGTACAAGGAGCCGCTGTACGCCGCTCCCCCGCTGCTCCAGCGGATGGTCGACGCGGGCCGGCTCGGCCGCAAGACGGGGTCGGGCTTCTACACGTACGCCTGA
- a CDS encoding NUDIX hydrolase, whose amino-acid sequence MQWTKQNEQTVYENRWFSVNLADVELPDGQHLDHFLIRLRPVAVATVVNEANEVLLLWRHRFITDSWGWELAAGVVEDGEDIAYAAAREMEEETGWRPGPLQHLLTVEPSNGLTDARHHIYWTDEGTYIGHPQDDFESDRREWVPLKLVPDMIARGEVPAANMAAALLLLHHLRLG is encoded by the coding sequence GTGCAGTGGACGAAACAAAACGAACAGACTGTGTATGAAAACCGGTGGTTCAGCGTCAATCTGGCCGACGTCGAACTGCCGGACGGCCAACACCTCGATCACTTCCTGATACGTCTTCGCCCCGTGGCGGTGGCCACAGTGGTGAACGAGGCCAACGAGGTGCTCCTGTTGTGGAGGCACCGCTTCATCACCGACAGCTGGGGCTGGGAACTGGCCGCGGGTGTCGTCGAGGACGGCGAGGACATCGCGTACGCGGCCGCCCGAGAAATGGAGGAGGAGACCGGCTGGCGGCCGGGACCGCTGCAGCACCTGCTGACCGTGGAGCCGTCCAATGGCCTCACGGACGCCCGGCACCACATCTACTGGACCGACGAGGGAACGTACATCGGCCACCCCCAGGACGACTTCGAGTCGGACCGCAGGGAATGGGTCCCACTCAAACTCGTCCCCGACATGATCGCTCGCGGAGAGGTCCCGGCCGCCAACATGGCGGCCGCGCTACTGCTCCTGCACCATCTCCGGCTCGGTTAG
- a CDS encoding transcriptional regulator: protein MQPNTLLDAILDEAGISHAGLAAHVNQAGKARGLALRYEHTAVARWLKGQRPRGQVPDLICEVLAARLQRHVTLDDIGLGIPGEPAALHGAPGLSGFVERATALWRSDEQQRRHILDAPAVTGTPAVMPVWEWENPPEDNDVSRGGRLLVSAADIEMMRSARTHYEQMYRKAGGIATRTRIVGFLNAEAAPLLRGSYTDATGRQLHRATGGLVAIAGICAYDSDAHGLAQRYFHQALRLAKASGDRGLGAYVIALLVNQSLHMREYRQAVAFAEAALRAAGRHITPALASDLYAMQAKAYAHLGDGTSALECIRRAESAADRIRRGHEPDETGYVQPGFVNVQVAEALLSLGDYAAAKEHAQEAVHTPAHDRGRVHRLAVLSQIQLRQGHADQAVETAVQMAEAARGMESQRLRDRLRAVREHLVRSGCAGTAEAAELIDGALRVPL, encoded by the coding sequence ATGCAGCCCAACACCCTGCTCGACGCGATCCTCGACGAGGCCGGTATCTCCCATGCGGGCCTCGCCGCACACGTGAACCAGGCCGGGAAGGCCCGCGGTCTGGCCCTGAGGTACGAACACACCGCCGTCGCGCGCTGGTTGAAGGGCCAGCGCCCGCGCGGTCAGGTCCCCGACCTGATCTGCGAGGTGCTCGCGGCCCGGCTCCAGCGGCATGTCACGCTCGACGACATCGGCCTCGGCATTCCCGGCGAACCGGCCGCCCTGCACGGGGCGCCGGGGCTCTCCGGGTTCGTCGAGCGGGCCACGGCCCTGTGGCGCTCCGACGAGCAGCAGCGCCGGCACATCCTCGACGCCCCGGCCGTCACGGGAACTCCGGCCGTGATGCCGGTCTGGGAGTGGGAGAACCCGCCGGAGGACAACGACGTCTCGCGCGGCGGGCGGCTCCTGGTCAGCGCCGCCGACATCGAGATGATGCGTTCGGCCCGCACCCACTACGAGCAGATGTACCGCAAGGCGGGCGGTATCGCGACACGGACCCGGATCGTCGGCTTCCTCAACGCCGAGGCGGCGCCGCTGCTGCGCGGCAGCTACACGGACGCCACCGGGCGCCAACTGCACCGCGCCACCGGCGGGTTGGTCGCCATCGCCGGGATCTGCGCGTACGACTCCGACGCGCACGGCCTCGCGCAGCGCTACTTCCACCAGGCGCTGCGGCTCGCGAAAGCCAGTGGTGACCGGGGGCTCGGCGCGTACGTCATAGCGCTGCTGGTCAATCAGTCGCTGCACATGCGCGAGTACCGGCAGGCCGTCGCGTTCGCCGAGGCGGCGCTGCGCGCGGCGGGCCGGCACATCACCCCGGCGCTCGCCTCCGATCTGTACGCGATGCAGGCGAAGGCGTACGCGCACCTCGGCGACGGCACGAGCGCTCTGGAGTGCATCCGGCGTGCCGAGTCCGCCGCCGACCGGATCCGGCGTGGACACGAACCGGACGAGACCGGATACGTGCAGCCCGGATTCGTCAACGTCCAGGTCGCGGAGGCCCTGTTGAGCCTCGGGGACTACGCCGCCGCCAAGGAGCACGCGCAGGAGGCCGTGCACACGCCGGCGCACGACCGAGGCCGGGTGCACCGGCTCGCCGTGCTCAGCCAGATCCAGCTGCGCCAGGGCCACGCCGACCAGGCGGTGGAGACCGCCGTACAGATGGCCGAGGCCGCCCGGGGCATGGAGTCCCAGCGGCTGCGCGACAGACTCCGGGCGGTACGCGAGCACCTCGTCCGCAGCGGTTGCGCCGGCACGGCCGAGGCCGCCGAACTCATCGACGGGGCGCTGCGCGTACCGCTCTGA
- a CDS encoding PP2C family protein-serine/threonine phosphatase codes for MLGLPTMWGAVAITYKLICPLAQQNGMGARIMTSAVFFAVGTGLILRVRQKLMRELREIRAVAGAAQSVLLRPLPPRLDGLALAAGQLSADRGASVGGDLYDVVATDHGVRVVMGDVRGHGLAALATVGAVLGSFREAAYDEDELGRVLRRLERAHARHLRQRSRDEHPAAGGGEPQSPLAEEFVTVLLLEIRQDGAVYALNCGHPWPYLLRPGAVCCVEPMSDGEPMPPLGPFPLPVDLEPAPCGRILPGEAMLLHTDGIEDARDGHGRFFPLPAELTAAVRRRPVVPKALIQAVYTRLLCHIGGPPSDDAAMLVLRNDRRRVPTQAGEPALHSAHHAL; via the coding sequence ATGCTCGGCCTGCCCACGATGTGGGGCGCGGTGGCCATCACGTACAAGCTGATCTGCCCCCTGGCCCAGCAGAACGGGATGGGGGCGCGGATCATGACCAGCGCCGTGTTCTTCGCCGTGGGAACCGGGCTGATACTCCGCGTACGGCAGAAGCTGATGCGCGAGCTCCGGGAGATCCGGGCCGTCGCGGGCGCCGCGCAGTCCGTCCTCCTGCGCCCGCTGCCGCCCCGGCTCGACGGTCTCGCGCTCGCCGCGGGCCAGCTCTCCGCCGACCGCGGGGCCAGCGTCGGCGGCGACCTGTACGACGTCGTGGCCACCGACCACGGGGTCCGGGTCGTGATGGGCGATGTGCGCGGGCACGGTCTGGCGGCGCTCGCCACCGTCGGCGCCGTCCTCGGGAGCTTTCGCGAGGCCGCCTACGACGAGGACGAACTCGGGCGCGTGCTCCGGCGGTTGGAGCGGGCGCACGCCCGGCATCTGCGCCAGCGTTCGCGCGACGAGCATCCCGCCGCCGGGGGAGGGGAGCCGCAGAGCCCGCTCGCCGAGGAGTTCGTCACCGTACTGCTCCTGGAGATCCGGCAGGACGGCGCCGTGTACGCGCTCAACTGCGGACACCCGTGGCCGTATCTGCTGCGGCCGGGAGCGGTGTGCTGTGTGGAGCCGATGAGCGACGGCGAACCGATGCCGCCGCTCGGGCCCTTCCCGCTCCCCGTCGACCTGGAGCCCGCGCCGTGCGGGCGGATCCTGCCCGGTGAGGCGATGCTCCTGCACACCGACGGCATCGAGGACGCCCGCGACGGTCATGGCCGGTTCTTTCCGCTGCCCGCCGAGCTCACGGCCGCCGTGCGGCGCAGGCCGGTGGTGCCCAAGGCCCTCATCCAGGCCGTGTACACCCGGCTGCTCTGCCACATCGGGGGGCCGCCCAGCGACGACGCCGCGATGCTCGTGCTGCGCAACGACCGCAGGCGCGTCCCGACGCAGGCGGGCGAACCGGCCCTGCACAGCGCTCATCACGCGCTCTGA